One part of the Algibacter sp. L1A34 genome encodes these proteins:
- the rpoB gene encoding DNA-directed RNA polymerase subunit beta, which translates to MLSTQAERLNFSSIVNKTDYPDFLDIQIKSFQDFFQLETKSEERGDEGLYNTFMENFPITDSRNQFVLEFLDYFVDPPRYAIEECIERGLTYSVPLKARLKLYCTDPEHEDFETIVQDVYLGTIPYMTPSGTFCINGAERVVVSQLHRSPGVFFGQSFHANGTKLYSARVIPFKGSWIEFATDINQVMYAYIDRKKKLPVTTLFRAIGFERDKDILEIFDLAEEVKVSKSGLKKYLGRKLAARVLNTWHEDFVDEDTGEVVSIERNEIVLDRDTILDKDNIEEILEVDVKTVLLHKESNEQGDYAIIHNTLQKDPTNSEKEAVEHIYRQLRNAEPPDEETARGIIDKLFFSDQRYSLGEVGRYRMNKKLQLDIGMDKQVLTKEDIITIIKYLIELINSKAEIDDIDHLSNRRVRTVGEQLSSQFGVGLARMARTIRERMNVRDNEVFTPIDLINAKTLSSVINSFFGTNQLSQFMDQTNPLAEITHKRRLSALGPGGLSRERAGFEVRDVHYTHYGRLCPIETPEGPNIGLISSLSVFAKVNSMGFIETPYRKVTDGVVDIVNEPTYLSAEEEEEKLIAQATVKVDENGKILHDKVIARMEGDFPVIEPTKLDYTDVAPNQISSISASLIPFLEHDDANRALMGSNMMRQAVPLLRVDAPIVGTGLERQVASDSRVLINAEGRGEVLYVDANEIKIRYDRTEDEAKVSFDSDIKTYKLVKFRKTNQGTSINLTPIVVKGDIVSKGQVLCEGYATQKGELALGRNMKVAFMPWKGYNFEDAIVISEKVVREDIFTSIHIDEYSLDVRDTKLGNEELTNDIPNVSEEATKDLDENGMIRIGAEVKPGDILIGKITPKGESDPTPEEKLLRAIFGDKAGDVKDASLKASPSLHGVVIEKKLFARAVKDKRKRAQDKDDILALEAQYDRKFDDLKDVLIEKLFNIVNGKTAQGIFNDLGEEVLPKGKKFTLKMLNAVDDYAHLVSGKWTTDEHTNTLVADLIHNYKIKENDLQGSLRREKFTISVGDELPAGIIKLAKVYIAKKRKLKVGDKMAGRHGNKGIVARIVRQEDMPFLEDGTPVDIVLNPLGVPSRMNIGQIYETVLGWAGQKLGRTYATPIFDGATIEQINGFTDEAGIPRYGHTYLYDGGTGKRFDQPATVGVIYMLKLGHMVDDKMHARSIGPYSLITQQPLGGKAQFGGQRFGEMEVWALEAYGASSTLREILTVKSDDVIGRAKTYEAIVKGEPMPDPGLPESFNVLMHELKGLALDIRLEE; encoded by the coding sequence ATGTTGTCAACACAAGCTGAAAGATTAAATTTCTCGTCTATTGTAAATAAGACAGATTACCCCGACTTTTTGGATATTCAGATAAAATCTTTTCAAGATTTTTTCCAATTAGAAACTAAATCTGAAGAAAGAGGTGATGAAGGTTTATATAATACCTTCATGGAAAATTTTCCAATTACCGATTCTCGTAATCAATTCGTATTAGAATTTTTAGATTACTTCGTCGATCCACCAAGATATGCTATTGAAGAGTGTATTGAGCGTGGCTTAACATATAGCGTTCCGCTTAAAGCAAGGTTAAAGTTATATTGTACCGATCCTGAACATGAAGATTTCGAAACCATTGTTCAAGATGTGTACTTAGGTACTATTCCTTACATGACACCTTCTGGTACATTTTGTATCAACGGTGCTGAGCGTGTTGTTGTATCACAATTACACCGTTCACCTGGTGTATTCTTCGGTCAATCTTTCCATGCGAATGGAACAAAATTATATTCAGCAAGGGTTATACCATTTAAAGGATCTTGGATTGAGTTTGCTACAGACATCAATCAAGTGATGTATGCATACATTGATAGAAAGAAAAAATTACCTGTTACAACGCTTTTCCGTGCAATCGGTTTTGAGCGTGATAAAGATATTTTAGAGATTTTCGATTTAGCTGAAGAAGTTAAAGTATCGAAATCTGGTTTAAAAAAGTACTTAGGAAGAAAATTAGCAGCCCGTGTATTAAATACCTGGCATGAGGATTTTGTAGATGAAGATACTGGAGAAGTAGTTTCAATTGAGCGTAATGAAATTGTGCTTGATCGTGATACTATTTTAGATAAAGACAACATAGAAGAAATTCTTGAAGTTGATGTTAAAACTGTTCTTTTGCATAAAGAAAGTAATGAACAAGGCGATTACGCTATTATTCATAACACACTTCAAAAAGATCCAACAAACTCTGAAAAAGAGGCTGTTGAACATATATATAGACAATTACGTAATGCTGAGCCGCCAGATGAGGAAACAGCGCGTGGAATAATTGATAAATTATTCTTCTCAGACCAACGTTACTCTTTAGGAGAAGTTGGGCGTTACAGAATGAACAAAAAATTACAGTTGGATATTGGTATGGATAAGCAAGTGCTTACCAAAGAAGATATCATAACTATTATAAAATACTTAATCGAGCTTATTAACTCAAAAGCTGAGATTGATGATATTGATCACTTATCTAACCGTCGTGTTCGTACAGTTGGTGAGCAATTATCTTCTCAATTTGGTGTTGGTTTAGCACGTATGGCTCGTACTATTCGTGAACGTATGAACGTTCGTGATAACGAGGTATTTACTCCTATTGATTTAATTAATGCTAAGACTTTATCGTCTGTTATTAATTCTTTCTTTGGAACAAACCAGTTATCTCAATTTATGGATCAAACCAATCCATTAGCTGAGATTACGCATAAGCGTCGTTTATCGGCTCTTGGACCAGGTGGTCTTTCGAGAGAGAGAGCAGGGTTCGAGGTTCGTGATGTTCACTATACACACTACGGTCGTTTATGTCCAATTGAAACTCCTGAGGGACCAAATATTGGTCTTATTTCTTCACTTTCAGTATTTGCTAAAGTGAACTCAATGGGATTCATTGAAACACCATATAGAAAAGTAACTGATGGTGTTGTTGATATTGTTAACGAACCAACTTATTTAAGTGCAGAAGAAGAAGAAGAAAAATTAATCGCTCAAGCAACTGTTAAGGTTGATGAAAACGGTAAAATTTTACATGATAAGGTAATTGCACGTATGGAAGGTGACTTCCCAGTAATCGAGCCTACAAAGTTAGATTATACGGATGTTGCACCAAATCAAATTTCGTCTATCTCGGCGTCGTTAATTCCGTTCTTAGAACATGATGATGCGAATAGAGCCTTGATGGGATCTAACATGATGCGTCAAGCAGTGCCTTTATTAAGAGTAGATGCACCAATTGTTGGAACAGGATTAGAGCGTCAAGTAGCTTCAGATTCTCGTGTTTTAATTAACGCAGAAGGAAGAGGTGAGGTACTTTATGTTGATGCAAACGAAATTAAAATTAGATACGATCGTACTGAAGATGAAGCTAAAGTAAGTTTTGATAGCGATATTAAAACTTATAAATTAGTTAAATTCCGTAAAACAAATCAAGGAACTTCTATCAACCTTACACCAATTGTTGTAAAAGGTGATATAGTTTCTAAAGGTCAGGTTCTATGTGAAGGTTATGCAACTCAAAAAGGTGAATTAGCACTTGGTAGAAATATGAAAGTAGCCTTTATGCCTTGGAAAGGATATAACTTTGAGGATGCAATTGTAATTTCAGAAAAAGTAGTTCGTGAAGATATTTTCACATCTATACATATCGATGAGTATTCTTTAGATGTTAGAGATACAAAATTAGGTAACGAAGAGTTAACTAATGATATACCTAATGTTTCTGAAGAAGCTACTAAGGATTTAGATGAAAATGGAATGATCCGTATTGGTGCAGAGGTTAAGCCTGGCGATATCTTAATTGGTAAAATTACACCAAAAGGAGAATCAGATCCAACACCGGAAGAAAAATTATTACGTGCTATCTTTGGTGATAAAGCAGGTGATGTAAAAGATGCGTCGTTAAAAGCGTCTCCTTCATTGCATGGTGTTGTTATTGAGAAGAAGTTGTTCGCAAGAGCAGTAAAAGATAAGCGTAAAAGAGCTCAAGATAAAGATGATATCTTAGCTTTAGAAGCGCAATATGATAGAAAGTTTGATGATTTAAAAGATGTTTTAATCGAAAAGCTTTTTAATATCGTAAATGGAAAAACTGCACAAGGTATTTTTAATGATTTAGGTGAAGAAGTATTACCAAAAGGTAAAAAATTCACACTTAAAATGTTAAATGCTGTTGATGATTATGCGCATTTAGTGTCTGGAAAATGGACTACAGATGAGCACACAAATACTTTAGTTGCCGATTTAATTCACAACTATAAAATTAAAGAAAACGATTTACAAGGATCGTTACGTCGTGAGAAGTTTACTATTTCTGTAGGTGATGAGTTACCAGCAGGTATTATAAAACTAGCTAAAGTTTACATCGCTAAAAAACGTAAACTTAAAGTAGGTGATAAAATGGCAGGACGTCACGGTAATAAAGGTATTGTAGCGCGTATCGTTCGTCAAGAAGATATGCCATTCTTAGAAGATGGAACGCCTGTTGATATTGTATTAAATCCACTTGGTGTACCGTCTCGTATGAATATTGGTCAAATTTATGAAACAGTTCTTGGATGGGCTGGTCAAAAATTAGGTCGTACTTATGCAACGCCAATCTTTGATGGTGCTACTATAGAACAAATTAACGGATTTACAGATGAAGCTGGAATTCCAAGATACGGACATACTTATTTATACGATGGTGGAACAGGTAAGCGTTTCGATCAACCAGCAACTGTTGGTGTGATTTACATGCTTAAACTTGGACACATGGTTGATGATAAGATGCACGCACGTTCTATTGGACCTTACTCATTAATTACACAACAACCATTAGGTGGTAAAGCACAATTTGGTGGTCAACGTTTTGGTGAGATGGAAGTTTGGGCACTTGAGGCTTATGGAGCATCAAGTACTTTACGAGAAATTTTAACTGTAAAATCTGATGATGTAATTGGTAGAGCCAAAACTTACGAAGCTATCGTAAAAGGTGAGCCAATGCCAGATCCAGGATTACCAGAATCATTCAATGTACTTATGCATGAATTGAAAGGTTTAGCATTGGATATCAGATTAGAAGAGTAA